In the genome of Cyprinus carpio isolate SPL01 unplaced genomic scaffold, ASM1834038v1 S000006746, whole genome shotgun sequence, one region contains:
- the LOC109105271 gene encoding sorcin-like — MNFPGYGAPAAGGYPGGFPGQQQDPLYGYFTAVAGQDGQISAEELQTCLTQANFSGGYRPFNIETCRLMISMLDRDMSCSMGFNEFKELWAVLSGWKQHFMSIDRDMSGTVDPQEMSQAVSSMGYRLSPQAMNCIIKRYSSNGKISFDDYVACCVKLRSLTDVFRKRDQAQQGVATFQYDDFIQCTMSI; from the exons ATGAATTTCCCGGGATATGGTGCACCGGCTGCGGGCGGG TATCCAGGAGGATTCCCTGGACAACAGCAGGACCCTCTGTATGGATACTTCACTGCAGTCGCTGGTCAA gaTGGTCAGATATCTGCAGAGGAACTTCAGACTTGTTTGACTCAGGCCAACTTCTCTGGTGGCTACAGGC CTTTCAACATTGAGACATGTAGACTGATGATCAGCATGCTTGAT AGAGACATGTCTTGCTCGATGGGCTTCAATGAGTTTAAGGAGTTGTGGGCGGTGCTCAGCGGCTGGAAGCAGCACTTCATGAGCATTGACAGGGACATGAGTGGCACAGTCGACCCACAGGAAATGAGCCAGGCTGTTTCCTCTATGG GGTACAGGCTGAGTCCTCAGGCCATGAACTGCATAATTAAGCGTTACAGCTCTAATGGGAAGATCTCGTTTGATGATTATGTCGCTTGCTGTGTCAAACTGAGGAGCTTGACTG ATGTGTTCAGAAAGAGGGACCAGGCACAACAGGGAGTGGCAACATTTCAATATGATGAT TTCATCCAGTGCACTATGAGCATCTGA